One window of Sphingobacteriales bacterium genomic DNA carries:
- a CDS encoding tetratricopeptide repeat protein — translation MKKQKLTEEEINQKIEELKLGLEGLTVAEENDSKAMVHIHKELAEQYSNLSEYAQAIIHLDSALQIVESTSEIEDEKGELLYELAVAHHRLQEDYPKAMEFALQALELFQSAHKNGKLSNVYQRIGLIHISESNWDAALEALEQSVEWAEKLENWDDLGGTYATIADIYRIQNQHQEALEYYKLSISNYEKNDSFSYLGAIYQIIAEIMAFHNKTDKAVKSYQEASANFTNAENFDEAGICLALAAKLWVPKEQFKEAISLYQLAIEKFTQSPNPYETASCYIQIAGIYEEQKKWAEAVSTYETARPFAIESGDEVLQDTIDESVAHANEQEQIQASKPLSEGKGFFDKLKNFWGK, via the coding sequence ATGAAAAAGCAAAAACTCACTGAAGAAGAAATCAACCAAAAAATTGAAGAATTAAAACTTGGTTTAGAAGGTTTGACTGTTGCTGAAGAAAATGATTCTAAGGCTATGGTCCATATTCATAAAGAACTGGCTGAACAGTACTCAAATCTTTCGGAATATGCCCAAGCCATTATTCATTTAGATTCAGCCTTGCAAATTGTTGAAAGTACGTCTGAAATTGAAGATGAGAAAGGAGAATTGTTGTACGAACTTGCTGTTGCGCATCATCGTCTTCAGGAAGATTATCCAAAAGCTATGGAATTTGCTTTACAAGCGCTTGAATTATTTCAGTCAGCGCATAAAAACGGTAAGCTTTCTAATGTTTATCAGCGAATTGGACTTATACATATTTCTGAAAGCAATTGGGATGCCGCTTTAGAAGCGTTGGAACAGTCGGTAGAATGGGCAGAAAAATTAGAAAACTGGGATGACCTTGGAGGGACTTATGCAACTATTGCTGATATCTACCGAATTCAAAATCAACATCAAGAAGCGTTAGAGTACTACAAACTATCTATCTCAAATTATGAGAAAAACGATTCCTTTTCCTATTTGGGTGCGATTTACCAGATTATAGCCGAAATAATGGCTTTTCACAACAAAACAGATAAGGCTGTAAAAAGTTATCAGGAAGCTTCGGCTAATTTTACAAACGCCGAAAACTTTGACGAAGCCGGTATTTGTTTGGCATTGGCTGCTAAATTATGGGTTCCGAAAGAGCAATTCAAAGAAGCAATATCCTTGTATCAATTGGCAATTGAAAAGTTTACTCAATCTCCTAACCCCTACGAAACTGCTTCCTGCTATATTCAGATTGCCGGTATCTATGAAGAACAAAAAAAATGGGCTGAGGCTGTTTCCACTTACGAAACTGCCCGACCTTTTGCCATTGAGTCGGGTGATGAAGTATTACAGGATACCATTGACGAAAGTGTAGCTCATGCAAACGAGCAGGAACAAATACAAGCCTCTAAACCCTTATCTGAAGGAAAAGGCTTTTTTGATAAATTGAAAAATTTTTGGGGGAAATAG
- a CDS encoding PKD domain-containing protein: MNKLIGISFILWTTFRLNAFECSTFPELSGGINNDMTKTCEGGEKLIKQIGTDSLKNSVQKLNTDYEYTVSGLTVRYENNNPNTPEFAKQHTYVWDFSDGTKTTEKVLEYTYPTMGSYYTCLTIVENSSQKVVAKKCKNIEIIDENLCDVSWDPVCGCDNQTYMNACFAENYHGVYYWIPGPCLEIEHSLDCSFSYSTDDLTLQFINTSVGNYDSFGWDFGDGKTSRQRNPEYTYKQPGVYPVCLTIGSTITKKNLTFCRNIALSTDIEVPE, encoded by the coding sequence ATGAATAAGCTAATAGGAATATCATTTATTTTATGGACTACTTTCAGATTGAATGCATTTGAATGTAGCACCTTTCCCGAATTATCCGGAGGGATAAATAATGATATGACAAAGACTTGTGAGGGAGGTGAGAAATTAATAAAACAAATAGGGACAGACTCATTAAAAAATTCAGTGCAAAAACTGAATACCGACTATGAATATACGGTTTCAGGATTAACTGTGCGTTATGAAAACAACAACCCGAATACACCGGAATTTGCCAAGCAGCATACGTATGTGTGGGATTTCAGTGATGGCACAAAAACAACTGAAAAAGTGCTGGAATATACGTATCCGACAATGGGTTCTTACTATACCTGTCTGACTATAGTTGAGAATAGTTCACAGAAGGTAGTTGCAAAAAAATGTAAGAATATTGAAATAATTGATGAAAACCTATGCGATGTTTCCTGGGACCCTGTCTGTGGTTGTGATAATCAGACCTATATGAATGCTTGTTTTGCCGAAAACTATCACGGGGTATATTATTGGATTCCCGGACCCTGTCTTGAAATAGAACATTCCTTAGATTGCAGTTTTTCTTACTCTACAGACGATTTAACCCTTCAGTTTATCAATACCTCAGTCGGAAATTACGATTCATTTGGCTGGGATTTTGGCGATGGTAAAACCAGCCGTCAACGCAATCCTGAATATACTTACAAGCAACCCGGAGTGTATCCGGTTTGTCTGACAATTGGCAGTACAATAACAAAAAAGAATCTGACTTTTTGCCGGAATATTGCTTTAAGTACTGACATAGAAGTTCCCGAATAA
- a CDS encoding NUDIX hydrolase, giving the protein MPYTYEYPRPAVTVDCVVFGFDPTESDLKVLLIQRGADPFKNDWALPGGFVDMNEEIETAALRELEEETGMTDVFLEQLYTFGSPNRDPRGRVISVAYYALVAQADKIIQAASDAKNVHWFPVNNLPHLAFDHHKILETGLQRIRGKVSYQPIGFELLPEKFTLSALQKLYETILEQPLDKRNFRKKILNMGILSELDEFQKEVSHRAARLYRFDKNKYEEMVKNGFYFELKEQRPREDKSKTVKKTDI; this is encoded by the coding sequence ATGCCCTATACCTATGAATATCCACGACCGGCAGTAACAGTAGATTGTGTGGTTTTTGGTTTCGACCCCACAGAATCAGACCTGAAAGTATTGCTCATTCAAAGGGGTGCCGACCCGTTTAAGAATGACTGGGCTTTGCCCGGAGGTTTTGTGGACATGAACGAGGAAATTGAAACCGCCGCTTTGCGGGAATTAGAAGAAGAAACGGGCATGACCGATGTTTTTTTGGAACAACTTTACACTTTTGGAAGCCCAAACCGCGATCCAAGAGGCAGAGTTATCTCTGTTGCCTATTATGCTTTGGTAGCACAGGCAGACAAAATCATTCAAGCCGCTTCGGACGCAAAAAATGTTCATTGGTTTCCGGTCAACAATCTGCCCCATTTAGCTTTTGACCATCATAAAATTCTGGAAACCGGATTACAGCGTATTCGCGGAAAAGTTAGTTACCAACCAATTGGGTTTGAACTGCTGCCCGAAAAATTCACTCTCTCCGCCCTTCAGAAACTATATGAAACTATTTTGGAACAGCCACTGGACAAGCGAAATTTTAGAAAAAAAATTTTGAACATGGGAATACTGAGCGAGTTGGATGAGTTTCAAAAAGAAGTTTCGCACAGGGCTGCAAGGTTATACCGTTTTGACAAAAACAAGTATGAAGAAATGGTAAAAAATGGCTTTTATTTTGAATTAAAAGAACAACGACCCAGAGAGGATAAAAGTAAAACAGTCAAAAAAACAGATATTTAA
- a CDS encoding sigma-70 family RNA polymerase sigma factor codes for MNSQELIEKIRAGNVDAIIHVQKAVFPNLKQTLQKRKVNADTADEVCWLAWEAFYQNCQKPDFTLSGNWIGYVYNIGMNIFNKKRERSIELKTESDLNKEQSANFWDVLLSNTEDFENINDADMTAGVLRKKIFDACLNFLKEDCRIIFRMSYWENKSSDDIALILNTTNTNTRQRKARCLEAMRKKMTETGIFDELCNFEPLF; via the coding sequence ATGAATAGTCAGGAATTGATTGAAAAAATCCGGGCAGGCAATGTAGATGCCATCATACATGTTCAAAAGGCGGTGTTCCCTAACCTTAAACAAACCCTTCAAAAAAGGAAAGTGAATGCCGACACAGCAGACGAAGTATGTTGGTTGGCTTGGGAAGCCTTTTATCAGAATTGTCAAAAACCGGATTTTACCTTGAGCGGCAATTGGATAGGCTATGTGTATAATATAGGAATGAATATTTTCAATAAAAAACGGGAACGTTCTATTGAGTTGAAAACGGAATCTGATTTAAACAAAGAACAAAGTGCCAATTTCTGGGACGTACTTTTATCAAATACGGAAGATTTTGAAAACATAAATGATGCAGACATGACTGCCGGTGTTTTGAGAAAAAAAATATTTGATGCCTGTTTAAATTTTTTAAAGGAAGATTGCCGCATCATATTTAGAATGTCTTATTGGGAAAACAAAAGTTCAGACGATATCGCTTTAATTTTAAACACAACCAATACCAATACCCGGCAAAGAAAAGCAAGATGTCTGGAAGCGATGAGAAAAAAAATGACTGAGACCGGAATTTTCGATGAACTGTGCAATTTTGAACCTCTTTTTTAA
- a CDS encoding CHAT domain-containing protein — MLQEQIEVVQQLFNRNQYAKALEISHQLLPLLEAEENWEAYIDMLILECECNWRTGANAIALETAEKALSTSLKQLGENDLHTANCYHHIGAALLNLGDYDKAIGFFKTSLNIRQNKLGEHHYETTHSYNNLGVCYVEKGYLDKAISHFETCLDIRLKHFGNLHPLVASGYNNLGICFHKKGDYDLGVRYMERALNIRLTLNGEQHLLTAMSYNNMGVCYESMKNFDESVLYYKKSLKIRKKAFDSRHPEIAMNYNNVGICHEKKGDFDKAIYFHKRALSILLFAFGENHPLVAECYNNLGACYEGKNNYKKAIEYFERSLKIRLQVLGEKHSDTAVSYLNLGLCLNKLGKDPLQCFHQAMNCLFSDYSDPDPFHNPTIRDYSNAPVLLDALVRKAEAHFDIFKTNNLKPILHLLAAYHTFHHAIQLIDQMRGSYQAEGSKLILSEKAKNIYDQAINVNWQVNLFWNDLQMKPPLESAFFRLKQIHPDLELPHPNEALNYIFVYAEKCKAVLLFAAIKERHAQQTAGIPLHLKEEEQRLRVEINFLEKRIAETQYEKEDDKNIPVLMEWKSSLFDFKQHYASLLKSFEADYPDYFQLKYQTQTVTAQQIRLPARTALLEFFVGETYIYICLFVSSDILTPDNNAFCHQTVFQIDKPPKFEALIAAFVRNIENYNNRNYVHQGYVLYQILLQNALEKLPPNSTDTLVIIPDGILTKLPFEALLTHPVAAKGSFDYPYLLMKFDIQYHFSATLWHYYRTRPLVENLSHPSNNANFIGFAPVYTDKQSHNDDKRTGNPVENLHALSDLSNKSIKYRSIKIGDKEFDSLPESENELLGIQSIFLQNRLTATLFMHEQATISNFLAEAGNYHFVHIAAHSDYNDQFPDLTGILFSPESNMEKPVLYLNDIFQLQLKAGLLVLSCCETGLGKQNEGEGMMALNRGFLYAGAHNIIYTLFKVLDNPTSQLAQILYKYILEGFPYPKALKMAKSDMVYRQYPPSYWSGFVLMGR, encoded by the coding sequence ATGCTTCAAGAACAGATAGAAGTTGTTCAACAGTTGTTTAATAGAAATCAATACGCAAAAGCATTGGAAATAAGCCATCAGCTACTTCCTTTGTTGGAAGCTGAGGAAAATTGGGAAGCGTATATAGACATGTTAATTCTTGAATGTGAATGTAATTGGCGCACCGGAGCCAACGCCATTGCTTTGGAAACAGCAGAAAAAGCACTGTCAACAAGTTTGAAGCAGTTGGGAGAAAATGATTTACACACAGCAAATTGCTACCATCATATCGGAGCAGCCCTCCTTAATTTGGGAGATTATGACAAGGCCATCGGTTTTTTTAAAACCTCCCTGAACATTCGTCAAAATAAGCTTGGAGAACATCATTATGAAACTACTCACAGTTATAATAATTTAGGGGTATGTTATGTAGAAAAAGGTTATCTGGATAAAGCCATCAGTCATTTTGAAACCTGTTTGGATATTCGGCTAAAACATTTTGGCAATTTACATCCGTTAGTGGCATCCGGGTATAACAATCTGGGTATCTGTTTTCACAAAAAAGGGGATTATGACCTGGGTGTAAGATATATGGAACGAGCTTTGAATATTCGTTTGACCTTGAATGGTGAGCAACACCTTTTAACTGCAATGAGCTACAATAACATGGGCGTTTGCTATGAAAGCATGAAGAATTTTGATGAATCTGTTTTATACTATAAAAAATCGCTTAAAATCAGAAAAAAAGCCTTCGACAGCCGGCATCCTGAAATTGCTATGAACTATAACAATGTAGGCATTTGTCACGAAAAAAAAGGCGATTTTGATAAAGCCATCTATTTCCATAAACGCGCCTTGAGCATATTGCTTTTTGCGTTTGGCGAAAATCATCCTTTGGTAGCAGAATGTTACAACAATCTGGGAGCTTGTTATGAAGGGAAAAATAATTACAAAAAAGCCATTGAATATTTTGAACGCTCTTTAAAAATAAGACTTCAGGTTTTAGGTGAAAAACATTCCGATACGGCAGTTTCATATTTGAACCTCGGATTGTGTTTGAATAAACTGGGTAAGGACCCGCTCCAATGTTTTCATCAAGCTATGAATTGCCTGTTTTCAGACTATTCCGATCCCGACCCATTTCACAACCCCACTATCAGGGATTACAGTAACGCCCCTGTTCTATTGGATGCCTTGGTCAGAAAAGCCGAAGCTCATTTTGATATTTTCAAGACCAATAATCTCAAACCCATACTTCATTTGCTTGCAGCCTACCATACTTTTCATCATGCAATTCAATTGATTGACCAAATGAGAGGAAGCTATCAGGCAGAAGGGAGCAAACTGATTTTATCAGAAAAAGCAAAAAATATTTATGATCAAGCCATTAATGTTAACTGGCAAGTCAATCTTTTTTGGAACGATTTGCAGATGAAACCTCCTTTGGAATCTGCTTTTTTCCGGTTGAAACAAATTCACCCGGATTTGGAACTGCCTCATCCAAATGAGGCTTTGAACTATATTTTTGTTTATGCCGAAAAATGTAAAGCGGTGCTGCTGTTTGCTGCCATTAAGGAGCGACACGCCCAACAAACCGCCGGAATTCCTTTGCATTTGAAAGAAGAAGAACAACGGTTAAGGGTCGAAATCAATTTTTTAGAAAAAAGGATCGCTGAAACACAATATGAAAAAGAAGACGACAAAAACATTCCGGTTTTGATGGAGTGGAAAAGCAGTCTGTTTGATTTCAAACAACATTATGCCTCTTTGTTAAAAAGTTTTGAAGCAGATTATCCCGATTATTTTCAACTTAAATATCAGACTCAAACAGTTACTGCTCAACAAATCCGGCTTCCTGCCCGAACAGCATTGCTCGAATTTTTTGTTGGGGAAACTTATATTTATATATGCTTGTTTGTTTCGTCCGATATACTTACTCCAGACAATAACGCATTCTGCCATCAAACCGTTTTTCAGATAGATAAACCCCCTAAGTTCGAAGCTCTGATTGCGGCTTTTGTCCGAAACATCGAAAATTATAATAACCGCAATTACGTACATCAGGGATATGTGCTTTACCAAATTCTGTTACAAAACGCACTTGAAAAATTACCCCCAAACTCAACCGATACCTTAGTTATTATACCGGATGGAATATTGACCAAACTTCCGTTTGAAGCACTGCTAACACATCCCGTTGCAGCTAAAGGTAGTTTTGACTATCCTTATTTGCTGATGAAATTCGATATTCAATACCATTTTTCTGCTACTTTATGGCATTATTACAGAACCCGCCCTTTGGTTGAAAATCTCAGCCACCCATCAAACAACGCTAATTTTATAGGCTTTGCCCCCGTTTATACTGATAAACAATCCCATAATGATGACAAGCGAACCGGAAACCCGGTGGAAAATCTTCATGCGCTTTCTGATTTGTCGAACAAATCAATAAAATACCGTTCTATAAAAATTGGAGATAAAGAGTTTGACTCACTACCTGAATCTGAAAATGAATTACTTGGAATTCAATCAATTTTTCTACAAAACAGATTAACTGCTACCCTTTTTATGCACGAACAGGCGACCATTTCCAATTTTTTGGCAGAAGCGGGCAATTATCATTTTGTCCATATTGCCGCTCATAGTGATTACAATGATCAGTTTCCGGATTTGACTGGTATTCTGTTTTCACCCGAATCGAACATGGAAAAACCGGTACTTTATCTCAACGATATTTTTCAACTTCAGTTAAAAGCAGGTTTATTGGTGTTGAGTTGTTGTGAAACAGGATTGGGTAAACAAAATGAAGGAGAGGGTATGATGGCGTTGAACCGCGGTTTTTTGTATGCAGGCGCACATAATATTATATACACGCTTTTCAAAGTTTTGGACAATCCGACCAGTCAATTAGCCCAGATTTTGTATAAATATATTTTAGAAGGTTTTCCATATCCCAAAGCCCTTAAAATGGCAAAATCAGATATGGTTTATCGTCAATATCCGCCTTCCTATTGGAGCGGATTTGTCTTGATGGGCAGGTAA